A section of the Clostridium omnivorum genome encodes:
- a CDS encoding alpha/beta hydrolase family protein has translation MKIGRIVRVLEDKERKETIIKSDENRKVIISFYYPADENWKESRQALYVDLYSPREDEFISIFKNMLPYKENAEKENYLKSIKTNIYNDAPISKKAVNCPVIIQCSGLGSPRDYLTFNIEELVRKGYVVFTIGHLYDSMLTIMPDGKLIEMAKDELTQDEKKELIDIRKDDIIFVLNNLEKLNLDDDIIKNKLDLSRIGMIGHSLGGAAVFKASQCDIRIKAAVLFDASLQFFSLSNVVKNKQTLNKPVLNFRRGTFDYETSMKKYIDYMKNSLDADKFKEGILIYDNVLRDSAEEQKNLFHYLCGYKSFIKLNTSEHMAFTDYSIVKGEKMESKILTAKKAHEVINDLAVRFMDEFLCGNGKRYSSFIKNDEYITLIDEDGKSIKGTKL, from the coding sequence ATGAAAATAGGAAGAATAGTTAGAGTTTTAGAGGACAAGGAGAGAAAAGAAACAATAATAAAAAGCGATGAGAATAGAAAGGTAATTATTAGCTTTTATTATCCTGCTGATGAAAACTGGAAAGAAAGCAGACAAGCACTTTATGTAGATTTATATAGCCCAAGAGAAGATGAATTTATTAGTATATTTAAGAATATGCTGCCTTATAAGGAGAATGCTGAAAAGGAAAACTATCTTAAAAGCATAAAGACTAATATATACAATGATGCTCCAATAAGTAAAAAAGCAGTTAACTGTCCAGTTATTATTCAATGCTCAGGACTTGGTTCTCCAAGGGATTATTTGACTTTCAATATTGAAGAATTAGTAAGAAAAGGATATGTTGTATTTACAATTGGTCATCTCTATGACAGCATGCTCACTATAATGCCTGATGGAAAATTGATTGAAATGGCAAAGGATGAATTAACTCAGGATGAAAAGAAAGAACTTATAGATATTAGGAAAGATGACATCATATTTGTGTTAAATAATTTAGAAAAATTAAATTTAGATGATGACATTATAAAAAACAAGCTTGATTTAAGTCGTATTGGAATGATAGGACATTCTTTAGGTGGAGCAGCTGTTTTTAAAGCTTCTCAATGTGATATAAGAATAAAAGCTGCAGTACTTTTTGATGCTTCTTTACAATTTTTTAGCTTATCTAATGTTGTAAAGAATAAACAAACACTAAATAAACCTGTTTTAAATTTTAGAAGAGGTACTTTTGATTATGAAACTTCCATGAAGAAGTATATAGATTACATGAAAAATAGCCTCGATGCAGATAAGTTTAAAGAAGGTATTCTTATTTATGATAATGTGTTAAGAGACTCGGCTGAAGAACAAAAGAACCTTTTTCATTATTTATGTGGTTATAAGTCTTTCATAAAGCTTAATACCTCAGAACATATGGCTTTCACAGATTATTCGATAGTAAAGGGTGAAAAGATGGAAAGTAAAATACTAACTGCCAAAAAGGCACATGAAGTAATTAATGATTTAGCAGTAAGATTTATGGACGAGTTTTTATGTGGAAATGGAAAACGGTATAGTAGTTTCATCAAGAATGATGAATATATAACATTAATTGACGAAGATGGTAAATCTATAAAAGGTACAAAATTATAA
- a CDS encoding (Fe-S)-binding protein — MKQVYAPGCAFMIYKPELAKKVLEFLNKDLGPMDEHLVCCRHEPNLEIGTQVINTCAGCDRRCRQLYDGISTISLWEILADSETFPFPDYKGMEMTIHDACPTSTEYRVHDAIRKILKRMNIKIVEPEKTRTKANCCGDSFYGTLPVEAVKEQMKKRANEMPCENVVVYCISCIKSMHIGGKKPRYIIDLLFEEQTNIGTTEPEDWHKELQEFIDEH, encoded by the coding sequence ATGAAACAGGTTTATGCACCTGGTTGTGCCTTTATGATTTACAAGCCGGAGCTTGCTAAAAAAGTATTAGAGTTTTTAAATAAGGACTTAGGCCCTATGGATGAACACCTTGTTTGCTGTAGACATGAGCCAAACCTAGAAATCGGTACACAAGTAATAAACACCTGTGCAGGTTGTGATAGGCGATGCAGGCAACTTTATGATGGTATTTCAACTATATCCCTTTGGGAGATATTAGCTGATAGTGAAACATTTCCATTTCCTGACTATAAAGGTATGGAAATGACCATACATGATGCCTGCCCTACGAGTACTGAGTATAGAGTGCATGATGCAATTAGAAAAATACTTAAAAGAATGAATATAAAAATTGTTGAACCGGAAAAAACTCGTACGAAAGCAAACTGCTGTGGTGACAGTTTTTATGGAACACTGCCAGTTGAGGCTGTTAAAGAGCAGATGAAAAAACGTGCAAATGAAATGCCCTGTGAAAACGTAGTTGTTTACTGTATTTCATGTATAAAATCAATGCATATTGGAGGGAAAAAACCAAGGTATATTATTGACTTATTGTTTGAAGAGCAAACAAATATTGGTACCACTGAGCCTGAGGATTGGCATAAAGAATTACAAGAATTTATAGATGAGCATTGA
- a CDS encoding S66 family peptidase translates to MSNMLKLEAGDTIGIFSPSSPITYYCPKRFERAKKYLHDKGFKILDGSLTTKHDFYRSGSIKERAEELNQLIRNPEVKCIMSTIGGMNSNSIVPYIDYEAFKRNPKIIIGYSDVTAILLAIYSQTGISTYYGPALVASFGEFPPFVDLTYDYFKDVIIDSTIIPYIFEAPTFWTDEYIDWETQDRSKEKRKNQMITVYDGIVRGRVIGGNLDTIQGIWGSKYMPEIKDGDILFIEDALKDAATIERSFSLLKVNGVFDRISGIILGKHQVFDDSGTGRKPYEILLEVLGDKKIPFLADFDCCHTHPMMTLPIGCYIELDATKKKVKILEDW, encoded by the coding sequence ATGAGTAACATGTTAAAACTTGAGGCTGGAGATACTATAGGTATTTTTTCACCATCTTCGCCTATAACCTATTATTGTCCTAAAAGATTTGAAAGAGCAAAAAAATATTTGCATGATAAAGGATTTAAAATATTAGATGGAAGTTTAACAACAAAACATGATTTTTATAGATCGGGAAGCATTAAGGAAAGGGCAGAGGAGTTAAATCAATTAATAAGAAATCCAGAAGTAAAATGTATCATGTCAACTATTGGAGGAATGAACTCAAACTCAATTGTTCCATATATTGATTATGAGGCTTTTAAAAGAAATCCTAAAATAATAATTGGTTATTCTGATGTTACAGCAATCTTACTTGCTATATATTCACAAACAGGAATAAGTACCTATTATGGTCCTGCATTAGTAGCCTCTTTTGGAGAATTTCCACCCTTTGTCGATTTAACATATGATTATTTTAAAGATGTTATTATTGATAGTACAATAATACCTTATATATTTGAAGCACCTACCTTTTGGACTGATGAATATATTGATTGGGAAACACAGGACAGGAGTAAAGAAAAAAGAAAAAATCAGATGATAACAGTATATGATGGTATTGTCAGAGGTAGAGTAATAGGTGGAAATTTGGATACCATACAAGGAATTTGGGGCAGTAAGTATATGCCTGAAATCAAGGATGGTGACATACTTTTTATTGAGGATGCTTTAAAAGATGCCGCAACAATAGAAAGAAGTTTTTCATTGCTAAAAGTTAATGGTGTCTTCGATAGAATTTCAGGAATAATCTTAGGTAAACATCAAGTATTCGATGACTCAGGTACAGGTAGAAAACCATATGAAATATTATTAGAAGTTCTAGGAGATAAAAAGATACCTTTCCTTGCAGACTTTGATTGCTGCCATACTCATCCAATGATGACGCTACCTATTGGCTGTTATATAGAACTTGATGCTACAAAAAAGAAAGTAAAAATACTAGAGGATTGGTAA
- a CDS encoding sugar phosphate isomerase/epimerase family protein, with amino-acid sequence MEISVSTGLYYTKGYKEILDIIASTSCRNIELFLNQAFIDIDVLELQNEVSKRNLNVLSIHTPLEFIAFPRRESEQYWINKSIEISKILGSKLIISHMVLGEYFDERISSLDDLHKENMINYCSIEDIHITSENLPKFNGGSFLGRVDELFEFVTENNIDLTFDTTHCAFSGYPILETFMKFKSHVKNIHISDFDNGNEHKVLGEGNLPLKDFITHLKKEMYDGIMTIELDLDNKKRNNITSTKQAIAAIQKSIDYIENNIR; translated from the coding sequence ATGGAAATTTCAGTATCAACAGGCTTATACTACACTAAAGGCTATAAGGAGATTTTAGATATTATTGCAAGTACATCTTGTAGAAATATAGAGCTATTTCTTAATCAGGCATTTATAGACATTGATGTTCTAGAGCTACAAAATGAAGTTTCAAAAAGAAATCTTAATGTATTAAGTATACATACTCCACTAGAATTTATTGCTTTCCCTAGAAGAGAGAGTGAGCAATATTGGATTAACAAAAGCATTGAAATATCAAAAATTTTGGGTTCAAAACTTATTATTTCACACATGGTTTTAGGTGAATATTTTGATGAAAGAATAAGCAGTTTAGATGATCTTCATAAAGAAAACATGATTAATTACTGCAGCATTGAAGATATTCATATAACTAGCGAAAACTTACCTAAATTTAATGGAGGAAGTTTTTTAGGACGAGTTGATGAATTGTTTGAATTTGTAACAGAAAATAATATAGACTTAACCTTTGACACAACTCACTGTGCTTTTAGCGGCTATCCGATTCTAGAAACCTTTATGAAGTTTAAAAGCCATGTGAAAAATATACATATTAGTGACTTTGATAATGGAAATGAACATAAAGTCTTAGGCGAAGGAAATTTACCTTTAAAAGACTTTATTACACATTTAAAAAAGGAAATGTATGATGGCATAATGACTATAGAATTGGATCTTGATAATAAGAAAAGAAATAATATAACAAGCACTAAACAAGCTATAGCAGCAATACAAAAAAGCATAGATTATATAGAAAATAATATTAGATAA
- a CDS encoding histidine phosphatase family protein → MKLYLIRHGQTDWNVLGKIQGSYDCCLNDTGITQAKQLSEKIIEANYKFSKIYSSQQKRALKTAQILSEAIKVEFVPMHGLEEVKFGEWEGLTWKEIQEQFPIEYDEWFNNRRYTRPPKGESYEDMLQRVLAAIHKIVNMEVSDTAVVTHGAVIMCILCCITNTPFAEMMKFKADNTTIIEIDSEKFNFKKNNSFKGEENGIRYNKGL, encoded by the coding sequence ATGAAACTATATTTAATAAGACATGGACAAACTGATTGGAATGTACTGGGGAAAATACAGGGTAGCTATGATTGCTGTCTTAATGATACTGGTATAACACAAGCAAAGCAGTTGAGTGAAAAAATAATAGAAGCAAATTATAAGTTTTCTAAAATTTATTCAAGTCAACAAAAAAGAGCCCTTAAAACAGCGCAAATATTAAGTGAAGCTATAAAAGTAGAATTTGTTCCTATGCATGGACTGGAGGAAGTAAAATTTGGCGAATGGGAAGGATTAACTTGGAAGGAAATTCAGGAACAATTTCCAATAGAATATGACGAATGGTTTAATAACCGTAGATATACAAGACCTCCAAAAGGTGAATCCTATGAAGATATGCTGCAGCGTGTTTTAGCTGCTATACATAAAATTGTAAATATGGAAGTTAGTGATACAGCAGTTGTAACACATGGGGCAGTTATTATGTGCATATTATGCTGTATAACCAATACACCTTTCGCTGAGATGATGAAGTTTAAAGCTGACAATACCACAATTATAGAAATTGACAGTGAGAAATTTAACTTCAAAAAAAATAATAGTTTTAAAGGAGAAGAAAATGGAATTAGATATAATAAAGGTTTATGA
- a CDS encoding DUF2268 domain-containing protein has product MELDIIKVYENLDGYISEMENDPQNYESLWDKYAIKPYWNRISHWAPVDMSDRKPKPIKDISKLKNQIELMKKINIDEIKSKFMKVVNALPNYDDDPITIAIYPLDDENSVVKYRQNGVCGVSVFGNIIININPFAEDYLEWISYVFAHEYHHTVWGNYWHVIHGGRTGSFIEAMLIDGQADAFAKSLNPTLNPLWISQISKEQESEVWNKYYSKMLNDRDFDYVKYMFGDDKVEIPWCAGYYFGHKIIDCFKKHYPQISVKHMIEMSSEEIFAMSGYPL; this is encoded by the coding sequence ATGGAATTAGATATAATAAAGGTTTATGAAAATTTAGATGGCTACATCTCTGAGATGGAAAACGATCCTCAAAATTACGAAAGCTTGTGGGATAAATATGCTATAAAACCTTATTGGAATCGAATTAGTCATTGGGCACCAGTTGATATGTCAGATCGAAAACCAAAACCAATAAAGGACATATCTAAATTGAAAAATCAAATAGAGCTAATGAAAAAAATAAATATTGATGAGATTAAGAGTAAATTTATGAAAGTGGTGAATGCTCTACCTAATTATGATGATGATCCAATAACTATTGCTATCTATCCATTGGATGACGAAAATTCAGTAGTAAAATATCGTCAGAATGGGGTATGTGGAGTTAGTGTATTTGGAAATATTATAATAAATATTAACCCATTTGCTGAGGATTATTTGGAATGGATTTCATATGTATTTGCACATGAATATCATCATACTGTGTGGGGAAATTATTGGCATGTTATTCATGGAGGTCGTACTGGAAGCTTTATAGAGGCAATGCTAATTGATGGTCAAGCAGATGCTTTTGCAAAAAGTCTAAACCCAACTTTAAATCCTTTGTGGATTTCTCAAATATCTAAAGAACAAGAAAGTGAAGTGTGGAATAAATATTACTCTAAAATGTTAAATGATAGGGATTTCGATTATGTTAAATATATGTTTGGTGATGATAAGGTTGAAATTCCTTGGTGTGCTGGTTACTATTTTGGACATAAAATTATTGATTGCTTTAAAAAACACTATCCTCAAATTAGCGTAAAGCATATGATTGAAATGAGTTCAGAAGAAATTTTCGCTATGAGTGGATACCCCTTATAA
- a CDS encoding GNAT family N-acetyltransferase produces MDAYKLVYPTKEYEKQAKEYIQEFYEYKSEINGTGGLQRYNIYNEWLLKVEKDMDLPNITKDKVSANTYFFVRSSDSKILGMINIRHRLNDFLLNEGGHIGYSIRPTERRNGYATIMLKFGLEKCRELKLEKVLVTCDKINIASAKVIQNNNGILENEIYSETFSEVIQRYWISL; encoded by the coding sequence ATGGATGCTTATAAATTAGTTTATCCTACAAAAGAGTATGAAAAACAAGCAAAGGAATATATACAAGAATTTTACGAATACAAATCCGAAATCAATGGAACCGGTGGACTTCAAAGATACAATATTTACAACGAATGGCTCTTAAAAGTTGAAAAGGATATGGATTTACCTAATATAACTAAAGATAAAGTATCTGCAAATACTTACTTCTTTGTAAGATCATCAGATAGTAAAATTTTAGGAATGATTAATATTAGACATAGGTTAAATGATTTTCTTTTAAATGAAGGTGGACATATAGGTTATTCCATTAGACCTACTGAAAGAAGAAATGGATATGCCACTATTATGTTAAAATTTGGTCTTGAAAAGTGCAGAGAGTTAAAGCTTGAAAAAGTTTTAGTGACCTGCGATAAAATAAATATAGCTTCAGCTAAAGTTATTCAAAATAACAATGGAATATTAGAAAATGAAATTTATAGCGAAACTTTCTCTGAAGTCATTCAGCGTTATTGGATTAGTCTATAA
- a CDS encoding alpha/beta fold hydrolase has protein sequence MRNRQNREIFIEEYVSINGIDQYLFHSGTNYDNPVMLFLHGGPGFAESLFAHAFQEKWEEIFTVVHWDQRGAGKTLTRNPNIYPTIDSMLEDLYDTVQYLKKKYNKQKVIILGHSWGSVLGTIFTKKYPEEVAYYIGVGQVISLIDNERVGYEKVKELAIKANDKKTLKRLEAIGNYPGEKFDSSFMTKCSKVRRIQGKYNLAITMTLPLIKNIFKSPIFKLSDISALSKAAKANKKVLEFLYYFNLNAESTEYMVPIYYILGENDWQTPYVIAQNYFNKINAPSKGLYLIPNAGHGTMVDQPQLFFEALLDVNNKESKNS, from the coding sequence ATGAGAAATAGACAAAATAGAGAAATTTTCATTGAGGAATATGTATCAATTAATGGTATTGATCAATATTTATTTCATTCTGGTACTAATTATGATAATCCAGTGATGCTATTCCTACACGGAGGACCAGGATTTGCTGAATCACTATTTGCACATGCATTTCAAGAAAAATGGGAAGAAATTTTTACAGTAGTCCACTGGGACCAACGCGGTGCAGGGAAGACGCTTACTAGAAATCCGAATATATATCCAACAATTGATTCCATGTTAGAGGATTTATACGATACTGTTCAATATCTGAAGAAAAAATATAATAAACAAAAGGTTATTATACTTGGTCATTCTTGGGGAAGTGTTTTGGGAACTATATTCACAAAAAAGTATCCTGAAGAGGTTGCTTATTATATTGGTGTAGGACAAGTGATTAGCCTAATTGATAATGAGCGTGTTGGGTATGAAAAAGTAAAGGAATTAGCTATAAAGGCTAATGATAAGAAAACTCTAAAAAGATTAGAGGCTATTGGTAATTATCCAGGAGAAAAATTTGATAGCAGCTTTATGACCAAATGTTCAAAAGTGCGTAGGATTCAAGGAAAATATAACTTAGCTATTACTATGACTTTGCCTTTAATAAAAAATATATTTAAGAGTCCAATATTTAAACTTTCAGATATTTCTGCTCTGTCTAAAGCAGCTAAAGCTAACAAAAAAGTACTGGAGTTTTTATATTACTTTAATTTAAATGCAGAGTCAACAGAATATATGGTGCCAATCTATTATATTTTAGGGGAAAATGATTGGCAAACCCCATATGTTATAGCACAGAATTATTTTAATAAAATTAATGCACCTTCTAAGGGGTTATATTTAATACCTAATGCAGGACACGGAACAATGGTAGATCAGCCTCAATTATTTTTTGAAGCCTTGCTGGATGTCAATAACAAAGAGTCGAAGAATAGTTAG
- a CDS encoding GNAT family N-acetyltransferase: protein MLNKFRNYEFRKVTNNDVVDMLTWKYEGIYSFFDNDASQGKIDYVKSFPSDANVYSIYNENNELVGNCAFYLNDKVTFSIQMKPSLTSQGKGREFLLAILDFAKERYNLKSIGLSVLKFNERAIRLYKSLGFLIIGEFIGKTVKGDMEFLTMEKELKEAASCQ, encoded by the coding sequence ATGTTAAATAAATTTAGAAATTATGAATTTAGAAAAGTTACAAATAATGATGTAGTGGACATGCTTACTTGGAAATACGAAGGGATATATTCATTTTTTGATAATGATGCTTCACAAGGCAAAATAGATTATGTTAAAAGTTTTCCAAGTGATGCTAATGTTTATTCAATCTATAATGAGAACAATGAATTAGTTGGTAATTGTGCCTTTTATCTAAATGATAAGGTAACTTTTTCTATCCAAATGAAGCCAAGCTTAACAAGTCAAGGCAAAGGAAGAGAGTTTTTACTAGCCATATTGGATTTTGCTAAGGAACGGTACAATCTAAAGAGCATTGGACTTTCAGTACTTAAATTTAATGAAAGAGCTATAAGACTTTATAAGAGCCTAGGTTTTTTAATTATAGGCGAATTCATTGGCAAAACAGTTAAAGGTGATATGGAATTCTTAACTATGGAAAAGGAACTTAAAGAAGCAGCATCATGCCAATAG
- a CDS encoding GNAT family N-acetyltransferase, producing the protein MPIENISQPKIIIIDNELRLRKFDNNYSFAFDWYQDENTVKLVDGPDAKLYDFSKLKRMYEYLNNIGELYFIEIIDNNIFKPVGDVTFWKDDMPIVIGDKNCRGKGIGKKVIKALIERAKELEFEELKVREIYSYNAASQRLFEGMGFMKSSNTKNGFSYSIKI; encoded by the coding sequence ATGCCAATAGAAAATATTAGTCAGCCTAAGATTATTATTATTGACAATGAATTGAGATTAAGAAAATTTGATAATAATTATTCATTTGCCTTTGATTGGTATCAAGATGAAAATACTGTGAAATTAGTTGATGGCCCAGATGCAAAGCTATATGATTTTAGTAAATTAAAAAGGATGTACGAATACTTAAATAATATTGGTGAATTATATTTTATTGAAATTATAGATAATAACATTTTCAAGCCAGTTGGTGATGTTACTTTTTGGAAAGATGATATGCCTATAGTTATTGGAGACAAAAACTGCAGAGGTAAAGGAATTGGGAAAAAAGTAATTAAGGCATTAATAGAAAGAGCAAAAGAATTAGAATTCGAAGAATTAAAAGTCCGAGAAATATATAGTTACAATGCTGCTTCTCAAAGACTATTTGAGGGTATGGGATTTATGAAATCTTCAAATACAAAAAATGGATTCTCTTATTCAATTAAGATTTAA
- a CDS encoding DUF4037 domain-containing protein, translated as MTMKSEIILKHLINNISNIEEIQSIGISGIIEPIPKAGEGDIDIFIYCDEIPKLDVRKTIVNQMGDLLQEVRINVFEGGHWGSGDFALINGVETWLMYFTVGGTLNDIQSILNGNCPDRLDNYYYPVGRCAMLKDINVLYDKNDFLCSLKKRLADYPDELSNQLAKHHLAELEDIEDLERAVARKDVLFYHFALDLAMDHYFQALFAINKRYFPSRKRTLQFIGSFHTKPRDCEEHLLEVIRLGASSESINASYELWSKLITELRYLYQRKIDI; from the coding sequence ATGACTATGAAATCTGAAATAATTTTAAAACATCTAATAAACAATATTTCTAATATTGAGGAAATACAGTCAATTGGTATAAGTGGAATAATAGAACCAATCCCAAAAGCTGGAGAAGGTGATATTGATATTTTTATTTATTGTGATGAAATTCCTAAATTAGATGTAAGAAAAACTATAGTGAATCAAATGGGTGATTTATTACAAGAAGTAAGAATAAACGTTTTTGAAGGTGGTCACTGGGGCAGTGGGGATTTTGCGCTTATAAACGGTGTTGAAACCTGGTTAATGTATTTTACTGTAGGGGGTACTTTAAACGATATACAATCTATACTTAATGGAAATTGTCCAGACAGGCTGGATAATTACTATTATCCTGTTGGCCGCTGTGCTATGCTTAAAGATATTAATGTATTATATGATAAAAATGATTTTTTATGTTCACTTAAAAAAAGGTTAGCAGACTATCCAGATGAATTATCAAATCAACTAGCCAAACATCATTTGGCTGAGCTTGAAGATATAGAAGACTTAGAACGTGCTGTAGCTCGCAAAGATGTGCTATTCTATCATTTTGCTTTAGATTTAGCTATGGATCATTACTTTCAAGCTCTATTTGCTATTAATAAAAGATACTTTCCAAGCCGCAAGAGAACCCTTCAGTTTATAGGAAGCTTTCATACTAAGCCTAGAGATTGTGAAGAACATTTGTTGGAGGTTATAAGGCTGGGGGCTTCTTCAGAAAGCATAAATGCATCTTATGAGCTATGGAGTAAACTGATTACTGAGCTTAGGTATTTATATCAACGTAAAATTGATATATAA
- the dcd gene encoding dCTP deaminase, whose amino-acid sequence MILSGKQIKERLGKDIVIEPFNEGQLNPNSYNLKLHNELLVYEDNILDMKKENKCKSIIIPEEGLILEPNKLYLGRTKEYTETDNFVPMLEGRSSVGRLGLFIHVTAGFGDVGFRGYWTLEIHCIQPIRIYADIELCQIYYHSIEGDYDKYSSGKYQNNKGIQPSLLYKDFEK is encoded by the coding sequence ATGATATTATCAGGAAAGCAAATTAAAGAAAGATTAGGAAAAGATATAGTAATAGAACCATTTAATGAAGGGCAGCTAAACCCCAACAGCTATAACTTAAAATTACACAACGAATTACTTGTATATGAAGATAATATTTTGGATATGAAAAAAGAAAATAAATGCAAAAGCATTATAATACCTGAAGAGGGATTAATATTAGAGCCCAATAAACTCTACCTTGGTAGAACAAAAGAATATACAGAGACTGATAACTTTGTACCAATGCTTGAAGGTAGATCTTCTGTTGGAAGACTAGGTTTATTTATACATGTAACCGCAGGATTTGGAGATGTTGGTTTTCGAGGATATTGGACATTAGAAATCCATTGCATACAACCAATAAGAATATATGCTGATATTGAATTATGCCAAATATACTATCATTCTATAGAAGGTGATTATGACAAATATTCAAGTGGTAAGTATCAGAATAATAAAGGAATACAACCAAGCTTATTATATAAAGATTTCGAAAAATAA
- a CDS encoding cadmium resistance transporter: MFKVIITALVTYLATSIDEIPILFMLYAKQSNKGRAKTITISYFLGTFILIGIGLLGALGLGVIPQQWVMGLFGLVPVFLGIKILIKGEDEEEEEEGIKKALQRYKSLWIQVLAITIGLGADDLSVYIPLFTTIKGGEILLMVLIFALCTAVLCVISYKLTSINILDKFIEKYERFITGNIFTAIGIFIMYNNGTFAHFLTEL, translated from the coding sequence ATGTTTAAGGTTATAATTACAGCATTAGTAACTTACTTAGCTACAAGTATTGATGAGATACCAATATTATTCATGTTATATGCAAAGCAGAGTAATAAAGGCAGAGCAAAAACCATTACAATTTCATATTTTTTAGGAACGTTCATATTAATTGGCATTGGATTATTAGGCGCTTTAGGGCTAGGTGTTATACCACAACAATGGGTAATGGGGTTATTTGGCCTAGTTCCTGTTTTTTTAGGAATAAAAATATTAATTAAAGGTGAAGATGAAGAGGAAGAGGAGGAAGGGATAAAAAAAGCACTCCAAAGATACAAATCACTATGGATTCAGGTTTTGGCGATAACTATTGGATTAGGTGCAGATGATTTAAGTGTTTATATCCCATTGTTTACAACCATTAAAGGTGGAGAAATATTGTTAATGGTACTTATTTTCGCTTTGTGTACGGCAGTTCTTTGCGTAATCAGCTATAAACTTACTTCAATTAACATACTCGATAAATTTATCGAAAAATATGAACGTTTCATAACTGGTAATATATTTACTGCAATAGGTATATTCATAATGTATAATAATGGAACCTTTGCTCACTTCTTAACAGAATTGTAA
- a CDS encoding response regulator transcription factor yields the protein MNDFKILVVEDEPQMAMFIEMELTHEGYIVDIVYDGKEGLKNIENKEYDLILLDIMLPGLNGLEVCKRIRLSSYVPIIMLTAKSDIPDKVIGLDVGANDYLTKPFAIEELLARIRVYTREKIKKIKYDEIKVNDIVMNKSTHQVWRAGKEIELTKKEYDLLEMLLLNKNIVLTREQLIQKVWGYNYIGDTNVVDVFIRYLRSKIDDGFEDKLITTIRGVGYVIKAD from the coding sequence ATGAATGACTTTAAAATACTGGTAGTGGAAGATGAACCACAAATGGCAATGTTTATTGAAATGGAACTTACACATGAAGGTTACATAGTTGATATAGTATACGATGGGAAGGAAGGATTAAAAAATATTGAGAATAAAGAATATGATTTGATACTTCTTGATATTATGCTACCGGGATTAAATGGCCTCGAAGTATGCAAAAGAATTAGGCTTTCTTCTTATGTACCGATCATAATGTTAACTGCTAAAAGCGATATACCTGATAAAGTTATTGGGCTTGATGTGGGAGCTAATGATTACCTAACAAAGCCATTCGCTATAGAAGAATTATTGGCTAGAATAAGGGTTTATACAAGAGAAAAAATAAAGAAAATTAAATATGATGAAATAAAAGTGAATGATATAGTTATGAATAAAAGTACACATCAAGTATGGAGAGCTGGAAAAGAAATTGAATTAACAAAGAAGGAATATGATCTTCTCGAAATGCTATTACTTAATAAGAATATAGTACTTACAAGAGAGCAATTAATTCAAAAAGTTTGGGGCTATAATTATATAGGGGATACCAATGTAGTAGATGTATTTATAAGATATTTACGCAGTAAGATTGATGATGGATTTGAAGATAAATTAATTACAACCATAAGAGGTGTAGGTTATGTTATCAAGGCTGATTAA